One stretch of Syntrophales bacterium DNA includes these proteins:
- a CDS encoding phosphatidylglycerophosphatase A, whose amino-acid sequence MVATGFGSGFAPFAPGTAGTVIGVPVYLVFSHFSWPLYLISILALSSLAVYVSQEAEKIFNKKDAPCIVIDEIAGFQFAMFLVTPTISHIFIGFLLFRFFDIIKPFPVRLCERKFSGGYGVVGDDVMAGIYANISLLLLIKYLGV is encoded by the coding sequence ATTGTCGCAACAGGTTTTGGCAGCGGTTTTGCCCCTTTTGCCCCGGGAACTGCTGGAACAGTTATAGGGGTGCCGGTATATCTTGTCTTCTCACATTTTTCCTGGCCCCTTTACCTGATATCTATATTGGCGCTTTCCTCGCTGGCAGTGTATGTGTCTCAAGAAGCAGAAAAGATATTCAATAAAAAGGACGCTCCATGTATCGTGATTGATGAAATTGCCGGCTTTCAATTCGCCATGTTTCTGGTCACACCAACCATCTCACACATATTCATCGGGTTTCTCCTCTTCAGGTTTTTTGATATTATAAAACCCTTCCCCGTCAGGCTTTGCGAAAGGAAGTTTTCAGGAGGGTATGGGGTTGTCGGGGACGATGTTATGGCAGGCATTTATGCAAACATATCCTTACTGTTATTAATTAAATATCTGGGAGTGTAA
- the thpR gene encoding RNA 2',3'-cyclic phosphodiesterase has protein sequence MTDKKLIRTFLAIDIPEEIKVQIENVQNRLKAAVKGIRWTRPEGIHLTLKFFGNISENQISNISSVVEKNTVNVRPLTLNVSTLGTFPNLKRPRVLWLGIGGSVERLSDLQREIERDLESIGFQRENRAFKAHLTLGRVKSPKNVKGLSEIIKNEEIYDAGSFDAGGLTLLKSDLTSQGAIYTKLAYFPFDG, from the coding sequence ATGACTGACAAAAAACTGATAAGAACCTTTCTGGCAATAGATATTCCTGAAGAGATAAAAGTCCAGATAGAAAATGTCCAAAACCGGCTGAAGGCCGCTGTAAAGGGAATCAGGTGGACAAGACCGGAAGGGATACATCTGACACTGAAGTTCTTTGGCAACATCTCCGAAAATCAGATTTCCAATATCTCCAGTGTTGTTGAGAAGAATACAGTGAACGTCAGACCATTGACGCTAAATGTTTCAACACTCGGAACATTTCCGAATCTTAAACGCCCAAGAGTCTTGTGGCTTGGAATTGGCGGGTCGGTAGAGAGATTATCAGATCTCCAGAGGGAGATTGAAAGAGACCTTGAATCGATAGGTTTTCAAAGGGAAAACAGGGCATTCAAAGCCCATCTAACTCTGGGAAGAGTAAAATCGCCAAAAAACGTAAAAGGACTTTCAGAAATCATTAAAAATGAGGAAATTTACGATGCGGGAAGTTTTGATGCCGGCGGCCTTACTCTTTTAAAAAGCGACCTGACATCTCAAGGTGCCATATATACAAAGCTTGCCTATTTTCCTTTTGACGGGTAA
- a CDS encoding competence/damage-inducible protein A, which produces MRIGILAIGNELTGGSTQDTNSSFISRELNAEGWSVSTIIVSGDDQDIIGKGLDYLMALSDAVIVTGGLGPTSDDITTASIAKAFGLNLYTDEAVLNQMKERFKKYRTKWIPNNIKQAMFPEGAEIMPNPAGTACGFSLKKNGKIVAVIPGVPSEAKKMLSAGVIPLLKRNSGKAKQYMASRTIKLLGVTEAGIDQMLSDVDLKITGVSIGFYPNFPENHIVITSKNLAESAAEENLKMAEGRIQGKLQKYIFGYDNDTLEGIVASLLTNRALTLSVAESCTGGLITDRLTNIPGSSVFFDRGVVVYSNDSKTDLLGVPAEILNNFGAVSEEAAVLMAEGVRNLGRTDLGLATTGIAGPTGGTTQKPVGTVFIALTDGENTICRNFLFGGNRKRVKKMSSQWALEILRRFLIGNSLND; this is translated from the coding sequence ATGAGAATCGGAATATTGGCAATAGGAAATGAATTGACCGGCGGTTCGACACAGGATACAAATTCCTCTTTCATATCGCGTGAGCTGAATGCCGAAGGCTGGAGCGTATCTACAATAATAGTTTCCGGTGATGATCAGGATATAATCGGAAAAGGACTTGACTACCTCATGGCTCTCTCCGATGCCGTTATCGTCACGGGCGGACTCGGCCCGACCTCCGACGATATCACCACCGCATCAATCGCAAAGGCATTCGGTCTTAATCTATATACCGATGAAGCGGTTCTGAATCAAATGAAGGAAAGGTTTAAAAAATACCGTACCAAATGGATCCCTAACAATATCAAACAGGCCATGTTTCCCGAAGGAGCCGAGATAATGCCAAATCCGGCCGGAACGGCCTGTGGATTCTCCCTGAAAAAGAATGGGAAAATTGTAGCCGTTATCCCCGGTGTTCCATCAGAAGCTAAAAAGATGTTATCCGCAGGAGTCATACCACTCCTCAAAAGAAATTCCGGAAAGGCCAAACAATATATGGCAAGCAGAACCATTAAGCTGCTTGGCGTCACAGAAGCGGGAATTGATCAAATGCTATCCGATGTTGATCTGAAAATCACTGGAGTAAGCATAGGATTTTATCCCAACTTTCCAGAAAACCATATTGTAATCACATCAAAAAATCTCGCGGAATCCGCTGCAGAAGAAAATCTTAAGATGGCAGAAGGGCGGATTCAGGGAAAATTACAGAAATACATCTTCGGGTATGATAATGACACACTGGAGGGAATTGTTGCATCTCTTTTAACAAACAGGGCTTTGACTCTCTCGGTAGCCGAGTCATGTACCGGGGGACTGATTACAGATCGCCTGACAAATATACCGGGAAGTTCAGTATTTTTTGACAGAGGAGTAGTTGTTTACAGTAATGACTCCAAGACAGATCTCCTCGGTGTTCCAGCCGAAATTTTAAACAATTTTGGAGCCGTAAGTGAAGAGGCGGCTGTTCTCATGGCTGAAGGCGTTAGAAATCTTGGCAGAACCGATCTCGGTTTGGCTACAACCGGTATAGCAGGCCCGACAGGAGGGACAACACAAAAACCTGTTGGCACTGTTTTTATCGCTCTGACCGACGGGGAAAATACGATATGCCGCAATTTTCTGTTCGGTGGAAACCGAAAAAGGGTAAAAAAAATGTCGTCGCAGTGGGCTTTGGAGATACTCCGGAGATTCCTGATCGGGAATAGTTTGAATGACTGA